One window from the genome of Hoplias malabaricus isolate fHopMal1 chromosome X2, fHopMal1.hap1, whole genome shotgun sequence encodes:
- the LOC136677462 gene encoding P2Y purinoceptor 1-like codes for MANLLEDSSNSSHTQCTPDEQHVSLVVLLCLVYLTGLLLNGFSLWVFTCKMSKWRTGTVLQFNLAVSDAIASPATPLMAVYLANGSKWEFGSFVCQLKIALLSAHFYGSIIFLTLISIHRYVMVVHIKQASPMKRKTFVKKLCLGVWCFLVIKAIVYGVLLPVTTDKGHQQCLSIHQENLTHAYFVINFLLFIFGFIIPFIISVVCYSRLASSLSRINEDSPRGQTIKTKSLRMIGICLVIFGLCFLPLNIVRTVAVVVKKYYPKHCYLLLQLETAYYASLVLGGINCCLDPLIYFFGSQNFSKALRKSLKIIRVQEQNTENRSESETVSYSAKRSAVYIIST; via the coding sequence ATGGCCAACCTCCTGGAGGACAGCAGCAACAGCTCGCATACTCAGTGTACACCAGATGAGCAGCATGTGTCACTTGTCGTGCTCCTGTGCCTGGTCTATCTGACTGGACTCCTCCTCAATGGCTTCAGTCTGTGGGTCTTCACTTGCAAGATGTCCAAGTGGAGAACTGGCACAGTCCTGCAGTTCAATCTAGCAGTTAGTGATGCCATCGCCAGCCCAGCCACACCACTGATGGCTGTTTATCTTGCCAACGGGAGCAAATGGGAATTTGGATCTTTTGTGTGCCAGTTGAAGATTGCCCTGCTCAGTGCTCACTTTTATGGAAGCATAATATTCCTCACCCTCATCAGCATTCATCGCTACGTGATGGTGGTCCACATCAAACAAGCCTCACCAATGAAAAGGAAAACATTTGTGAAGAAGCTTTGTCttggagtgtggtgttttttaGTTATCAAAGCCATTGTCTATGGGGTTCTTCTGCCTGTTACCACAGATAAAGGCCACCAGCAATGCCTCTCCATACACCAGGAAAATCTGACACATGCATATTTTGTCATCAACTTTCTACTTTTCATTTTTGGCTTCATCATACCTTTCATTATATCTGTGGTCTGCTACAGTCGTCTCGCCAGCTCACTGTCCCGCATCAATGAGGACTCTCCTCGTGGCCAGACAATTAAAACGAAGTCCTTGAGGATGATAGGAATATGCCTGGTCATATTTGGACTGTGTTTCCTGCCTCTTAATATTGTGCGCACTGTTGCTGTTGTGGTAAAGAAGTACTACCCCAAGCACTGTTATCTTCTTCTGCAACTGGAAACAGCGTATTATGCATCCTTGGTTCTGGGAGGAATAAACTGTTGCCTAGACCCCCTCATCTACTTCTTTGGCTCACAAAACTTCAGCAAAGCACTGAGAAAATCTCTGAAAATAATAAGGGTGCAggaacagaacacagaaaacagaagTGAATCAGAAACAGTAAGCTACTCTGCAAAAAGAAGTGCTGTTTATATCATATCTACTTGA
- the LOC136677347 gene encoding 2-oxoglutarate receptor 1-like, whose translation MNSKHSSSISCWNMTEDTIDASGSCKGNMTEDTTYPSQNISIAVLLCLVLLLGLLLNLFSMWVFMRRMPKWKPGTILQFHLAISDAVICPLAPFIAVYFAQGGNWPFGSLMCRLKIVLLTVHFYGSIIFLTLISIQRYVCVVYHNQDSCWKQKYFVKRFCAGVWLAVLIKAIVCSMLLDISCVGNHTVCLSIHQAKNIEVYFIINFILLFPGFLLPFTISLYCYIRLAQSVSSLNDCHQQGRLIKSKSHRMVAICMVIFGICFLPMNVVRTVVVVVKKYFANNCGLLLHVETAYYVSWILSSANCCLDPLIYCFSSKNFTRAIHSSLRKIGARIQTPGQVQEQDSAINPPITHYDT comes from the coding sequence ATGAACAGCAAACATTCATCTTCCATTTCCTGTTGGAATATGACTGAAGACACTATTGATGCCTCAGGTTCCTGTAAAGGGAACATGACTGAGGATACTACCTATCCATCTCAGAATATCTCCATTGCTGTGCTCCTTTGCCTGGTTCTCCTGCTTGGCCTCCTGCTCAACCTCTTCAGTATGTGGGTCTTTATGCGTCGAATGCCCAAATGGAAGCCTGGCACCATTCTTCAATTCCACCTGGCCATTAGTGATGCCGTTATTTGTCCACTAGCACCTTTCATTGCAGTTTATTTTGCTCAGGGAGGAAACTGGCCCTTTGGGAGCCTTATGTGCCGGCTCAAAATTGTCCTGTTAACAGTTCATTTTTACGGCAGTATCATCTTTCTTACTCTCATAAGCATCCAGCGTTATGTTTGTGTGGTCTACCACAATCAGGACTCCTGTTGGAAACAAAAGTACTTTGTCAAGAGGTTTTGTGCAGGAGTATGGCTTGCGGTGCTGATAAAAGCGATAGTGTGTTCTATGTTACTGGACATAAGCTGTGTGGGGAATCATACAGTGTGCCTTAGCATCCACCAGGCAAAGAACATTGAAGTGTATTTCATCATCAACTTTATTTTACTCTTTCCTGGCTTCCTTCTTCCATTTACCATATCACTGTACTGCTACATCCGCCTTGCACAATCTGTGTCCAGCCTCAACGATTGCCACCAGCAGGGCAGGCTGATAAAAAGTAAATCACACAGAATGGTAGCCATTTGTATGGTCATATTCGGAATTTGCTTTTTGCCAATGAATGTGGTTCGGACTGTGGTTGTGGTGGTCAAGAAATACTTTGCCAACAACTGTGGCCTTCTTTTGCATGTTGAGACTGCGTACTATGTGTCCTGGATTCTGTCATCAGCCAACTGCTGCCTTGACCCACTCATTTACTGTTTTTCTTCTAAAAACTTCACAAGAGCCATTCACAGCTCACTAAGGAAAATTGGGGCCAGGATCCAAACTCCTGGCCAGGTCCAGGAGCAAGACAGTGCAATAAACCCACCAATCACGCACTATGACACTTAA